A single Methanolobus sp. ZRKC5 DNA region contains:
- a CDS encoding sodium-translocating pyrophosphatase, translated as MESEFLIYLAPLAGLISLLFAGFFARSVLKEDAGSEKMQEIAGAIQEGAMAYLNRQYKTIAVVAVILAVLIYLLLGEDGGKIAFGFLAGAISSAAAGYIGMNVSVRANVRTAHAASKGLQKAMSVAFRGGAVTGLAVVGLALLGTSSFYILFGDVDLVIGFGFGASLISLFARVGGGIFTKAADVGADLVGKIEAGIPEDDPRNAGVIADNVGDNVGDCAGMGADLFETYVVTVLASMLLGSLVLDTYANAILYPLILGAVAIFASIIAVFFVKVGNDGKIMKALYKGVAVSAVLSLIAFYFVTTSLMGDLTFYYAALVGIVIMVLMVVFTEYYTSTSFRPVKTIAAASETGAGTNVISGLAIGFESTALPLIIIVAGILASFYVSGGATDPALGIYGIAIAAAAMLSTTGMIVALDSYGPITDNAGGIAEMAGMPSNVRKITDALDAVGNTTKAVTKGYAIGSAALGALALFADYRHKVDLSGADLSLDQPLVLVGLFIGGLLPFVFSAVTMRAVGKAAFEIVNEVRRQFREIPGIMEGTGKPEYGKCVDIVTAAAIREMAIPGFLAIATPLFVGLVLGPAALGGMLIGIIVCGLLLALTMDNGGGAWDNAKKLIEDGEYGGKGSDAHKAAIVGDTVGDPFKDTSGPALNALIKVVNMVAILFSTLFIGAGIF; from the coding sequence ATGGAATCTGAATTTTTAATTTATCTTGCCCCTCTTGCTGGTCTGATTAGTTTGTTATTTGCTGGCTTCTTTGCACGCAGTGTCCTTAAAGAGGACGCTGGTTCTGAGAAGATGCAGGAAATAGCAGGTGCTATCCAGGAAGGTGCAATGGCGTATTTGAATCGTCAGTATAAAACAATCGCAGTGGTAGCTGTAATTCTCGCTGTGCTGATCTATCTTCTCCTTGGAGAAGATGGAGGGAAAATAGCATTTGGTTTCCTTGCAGGTGCCATAAGTTCTGCAGCAGCAGGATATATAGGTATGAATGTATCTGTAAGGGCAAATGTAAGGACTGCACATGCTGCATCAAAAGGTTTGCAGAAGGCAATGTCCGTTGCATTCCGCGGTGGTGCGGTCACAGGTCTTGCTGTAGTAGGTCTTGCACTTCTTGGTACAAGCAGTTTCTACATCCTTTTTGGTGATGTGGACCTTGTAATAGGATTTGGGTTTGGTGCCAGTCTTATCAGTCTTTTCGCAAGAGTCGGTGGCGGAATTTTCACAAAGGCAGCTGATGTTGGTGCCGACCTTGTCGGTAAGATCGAAGCTGGAATTCCAGAAGATGACCCACGTAATGCAGGTGTAATTGCTGACAACGTAGGTGACAATGTAGGTGACTGTGCCGGTATGGGTGCTGACCTCTTTGAAACATACGTAGTAACAGTTCTCGCATCAATGCTTCTTGGATCACTTGTTCTTGACACATACGCAAATGCAATTCTTTACCCACTCATCCTTGGTGCAGTGGCAATCTTCGCATCCATTATAGCCGTCTTCTTTGTCAAGGTCGGTAATGATGGTAAGATCATGAAAGCATTATACAAAGGTGTGGCAGTTTCCGCAGTTTTGAGTCTCATTGCTTTCTACTTCGTTACAACTTCCCTTATGGGGGATCTTACATTCTACTATGCAGCCCTTGTTGGTATTGTTATCATGGTGCTCATGGTGGTTTTCACAGAATATTATACCTCAACATCTTTCCGTCCGGTAAAGACAATTGCCGCTGCATCCGAAACTGGTGCAGGTACAAACGTAATTTCCGGTCTTGCAATTGGTTTTGAAAGTACTGCACTTCCATTGATCATCATCGTTGCCGGTATCCTTGCTTCATTCTATGTCTCAGGCGGAGCAACAGATCCTGCACTTGGTATTTATGGAATAGCAATTGCTGCAGCTGCAATGCTTTCAACAACCGGTATGATCGTAGCACTTGACTCATATGGTCCTATCACTGACAATGCAGGCGGTATTGCTGAAATGGCAGGTATGCCTTCCAACGTCCGTAAGATCACCGATGCACTTGATGCAGTAGGTAACACCACAAAGGCAGTTACCAAGGGATATGCGATAGGTTCTGCGGCACTTGGTGCTCTGGCTCTCTTTGCAGATTACAGGCACAAGGTCGACCTCAGTGGTGCTGACCTCAGTCTTGACCAGCCACTTGTTCTTGTAGGTCTTTTCATTGGTGGACTGCTTCCATTCGTATTCAGTGCAGTTACAATGCGTGCTGTAGGTAAAGCAGCTTTTGAGATCGTGAACGAGGTTCGTCGCCAGTTCCGTGAGATACCTGGTATCATGGAAGGAACTGGAAAGCCTGAATATGGTAAGTGTGTCGACATCGTCACAGCAGCAGCTATCCGTGAGATGGCTATTCCTGGTTTCCTTGCTATTGCTACACCACTATTCGTGGGACTTGTACTTGGTCCTGCAGCTCTTGGTGGAATGCTTATCGGTATCATAGTCTGTGGACTTTTGCTTGCACTTACAATGGACAACGGTGGCGGTGCATGGGATAATGCAAAGAAGCTTATTGAAGATGGAGAATATGGTGGAAAAGGTTCAGATGCTCACAAGGCAGCTATCGTCGGTGATACTGTTGGTGACCCATTCAAGGACACATCAGGACCTGCACTCAATGCTTTGATCAAGGTAGTGAACATGGTTGCAATCCTGTTCTCAACATTGTTCATAGGCGCAGGAATCTTCTAA
- a CDS encoding TIGR00269 family protein, which yields MDTEMIKCSKCNNDAIIFQKYSGMHLCRKHFIADVERKIKLTIRKHYSVKRNEVIAIGLSGGKDSSTTLHILHQIFGKRPDIELVGISIDEGIDGYRPSTIESAKELTEKLGIRHIVRSFREEYDTTMDEIAPQQREKGACSYCGVLRKSLLNKIALEIGATKLAIGHNLDDEAQTLLLNHLKGDVSRMVRLAPPKELEGLVLRMKPLRHIPEKEVALYAYLNDLPLGFGGCPYAHEAMRREIRVMLNEFEVRHPGTKYALLSGFDKISGILGREFPQEGLSKCSICGQACTEDVCQACKLLKRDQ from the coding sequence ATGGATACCGAAATGATCAAATGCAGTAAATGTAACAATGATGCCATTATTTTTCAGAAATACTCAGGTATGCACCTATGCAGGAAGCACTTCATCGCAGACGTTGAACGTAAGATCAAGCTTACGATCAGGAAACATTATAGCGTCAAGAGGAATGAGGTCATTGCAATTGGTTTAAGTGGTGGAAAGGATAGCAGTACTACTCTGCATATATTACACCAGATATTTGGTAAAAGACCGGACATCGAACTGGTAGGTATTTCCATTGATGAAGGTATTGATGGGTATCGCCCCAGTACAATAGAATCAGCAAAAGAGCTTACAGAAAAACTCGGTATAAGGCATATAGTCCGCTCGTTCAGGGAAGAATATGACACCACCATGGATGAAATTGCACCCCAGCAACGAGAGAAGGGGGCATGTAGCTATTGTGGTGTGCTTCGAAAATCCCTGCTTAACAAGATCGCACTTGAAATTGGTGCTACAAAACTGGCAATCGGACATAATCTTGATGATGAAGCTCAGACACTTCTCCTGAATCACCTGAAAGGTGATGTTTCACGCATGGTAAGACTTGCTCCCCCAAAAGAACTGGAAGGACTGGTGCTTAGAATGAAACCTTTGCGGCATATTCCTGAGAAAGAGGTCGCACTCTATGCTTACTTGAATGACCTGCCATTGGGTTTTGGAGGATGTCCATATGCCCATGAAGCAATGAGAAGGGAAATAAGGGTTATGCTTAACGAATTTGAAGTCAGGCATCCTGGTACAAAATATGCTCTTTTGAGTGGGTTTGACAAAATATCAGGCATACTCGGACGTGAATTCCCGCAGGAAGGACTTTCAAAGTGCAGTATATGCGGACAGGCGTGTACAGAAGATGTATGCCAGGCCTGCAAACTTCTTAAAAGAGATCAGTAG